One Lagenorhynchus albirostris chromosome 7, mLagAlb1.1, whole genome shotgun sequence genomic window, CTGACCCATGTGTAAATGAAAATAAGGTCTATGGAACTTAGCTTTATGTACAAATTACTTTAAACTTAGAAATTTGGGGTGTGGCTTTTTGTAATGCAGTGAACCCTCATAACTTTTGTATGATGTATCTATATAAATGCTGCCAGCTTGGACTAACAGGGACAGAGACAGTATAAAATAGACAGTATAAAAGAGAGGCCACTGGATCTCGAAACTCTACTGGTaggaggaaggcagagaaaattACTCAGCTGCAAACATGTCCTACCTTTCATTAAAAAGGAAGGATAACTCATAGTGTAGAACCAAGAGCCCAGACGGTGGAGCTGAATGCCATGGAGAATTATTGCCAGGCCATGAGACCTAACCAGTATTTTTTTCCTAGCTGGACTTGGAATTGCTATGAACCAGTGACTGCTTTGAGCTACCATTCCCCCCATTTTTGAACAGAAATGTCGATAGCTGTTGTAGTGAACAGACTCAAAGATGGTCCCATGATCCCTAACTCCTGGGTATTTATACCTTTTTGTAAACTCCACCCTAGAGTGTGAGCAGAACTTGTGACTAGCTTCCAATCaacagaatatgaaaaatttaTGGGATATCACTCCTGTgattaagttatattttaaaaactctatatTGCTAATAGATTATCTCTTGCTCTTcatctggctttgaagaagcAGCCTGTCCTGTTTTGAGCTGCCTATGTAGAGGGCCATGTAATAGGGAACAGTGGGCAGTCTCTAGGAGCTGAGGGTGACCTCCTGCTAATAACCAGCAAGAAGTAAGTCCTAAGGTCATATagctgcaaggaaatgaattctgccagtAGCTGACTGAGCTTGGTAGCAGATCCCTCCCTAGTTGAGCTACCAGATGAGAACTCAGCCCTGGTCAATACCTTGCTAGCAGCCTTGAAGAGGGTCCCACTAAGCCATACTTGGACTCCTCACCTGCAGAGgctgaaataataaatgtgttattttaagtaGCTAAGTTGTGGTAAtgtgttatacagcaatagaaagCTAACATAAACAGTTATTCTATGCCTGTCTTGCTATTGGATGTTGGGTGTATGTGGGGCAGATAGTTTGTCTTTTTAGTTTCACAGGTCCACGTACCCAGAGGAGCTATACTTTGGCTACCTCATCTGCACCTGAACCCAATTTAGATAAAAAGATTCAGGATTCTGAGATGATGATAAAAGACTTTTAAGAGCCTTGGGAGTAGATAAGTGCATTTTCCAAGTGGGAGGGATGTGAATCACTAAATCATCCTACAGTCAAGGGTTGTGAATACCAGAAACAAGAATTACTGGAGGCCATCTTGAGGACCAGCTACCATACAATCTTTGACTTTTAACAaggcaaagatgcccactcttgtcacttctattcaacatagtactgaaagttctagccagagcaattaggcaagaaaaagaaataaaagacatctaaaTCAGAGAGGAAGAtgtaacactgtcactgtttgcacatgacatgatctgtttttaaattgattttttagttgaagtagagttgatttacattgctgtgccaatctctgttgtacagaaaagtgactcagttttacacgtatatacattctctttttattttccattacggtttatcccaggagattggatatagttcccagTCTTGGGGGTCTACCCAATGATCATGTGCTAGTCATAGCTTTAAGGTCAGTGGAATGCTTATTCTGTTCCCTGATAAAAGTCCCTTCACATCTCTTGCTGGCAACAAGGACTTCTGATCTAGAACAGCCAAATTTGTGGGCATGGAAACATATTTCTCCTACTGGGTCTCTGAGACTGATGGTGAGAGGTGCACTCCTACTTGTATGCCTTGATTCTTAATTTTCAGGGATGGCTCAAGATATAATGACTTTTTGTTCAAAGCATATAATACATCTTAAAGGATAGCACAAGAAATGTACAAGGTATTATGCCCAATCTAACCCCTTAATCAGACTTCTATGAGATTATTAAAAAGTTTAATCAGgtggcaggtttttttttaattaatggaaGAACCAGTGGACTCTGTATTCATGACCCTATTGTTGAACTTCCTTCACCAGAAAGTGAGTGGCTTATTAGAGGCAATATTATGTGAGAGCTCATGAAAATAAAGCAGACACTCTGTGAGCTCTTGGGTATGGTTTCTAGCCCCTCACTGCTGGTTGGGCTGAGGTctctttcatgtgtctttttaacCTAGGCCAGGCTGAGGGGTAGCAGCTTCCCTACAGAGTCTTCCTCTCATGGCAATGGCAGAGTGCAAGAAGGAAAGCTCACCTGTGCAAGCACATTTTCATCCTCTGCTAGTTTCATGTTTGATAACATCCCATTGACCAAGCTAATCCCATAGCTGTGCCACAAGTCAAGGGGCAGAATAATTGAATCTACCACAATCTGTTTTCTTGTTCATAAATATTGGTACCCCTCCCAGCTGCTAAATACAGTTACCCCCATTTAATACTCCCCAAACTCTTGGTTAATCATGGCATCAGGGTCACCAGGAATTTATGATCCAGATGTTGCTCCTCTTGATCTGGAGAATCATGGGCTAAAAAATTGTGTGACCCACATATACTCAATACACAGTGGGTGAAACAGAGGCAGGAAAGACCCTAACATCCCCatttgaaaagggaaaaataggaACACAAATTAACTAGTTCATAGTATTTTTGATATCCCTCTGAACAAAACTTGTCAGGACCCTTTCCCTAGGATAAGGATGTGGCTTGTTTAGCCTGCGATTTTATTTCCTGGAAGTGGCTTCCAAGTCTTTTATTCTCCACGGCTCTTATTAGCTCTGATTTCTAAAGGTATTTTCTAGTGTCCTCATCTATCATTTCTGAAGAAAGCATTGTAGAATATGCCTTTTTTGTGGCTAGGCAACTTTCTCAACCTCCTTGGCTACAGAAAGTTGTAGACTGAAAGGTCTTTTTACATTTCAAACAGTCAATAACATTTAGTCCATGttggcagtgttttttttttgtttgtttttttgtttttttttaaggtagaaaattttttattttttataggttCAGAAACATGACTCTGATTTACATTTGACAATTCTTGAAGTTCCAGCTTTTTAGAAGAAATGAGTATGAGAATGGGAAAAAACTTAAGGCAATGTTATGgtaacatttatcttttttctattcAAGATGCAGCTCTTGAACATTTTTAGTAATTATGACTTTCGACCTGAAACGTTGCTTTAACTGTTTAAGCTAGAAATAAAGTGTAAACTTCATTGGTTAAAATAATTTCCTGGGACTTCAAGTTTAGATCATTTTTGTAAAACAACAAACTATGTAAGTAAAATGGAATCAGTGAGGGGGTCATCTTGAAGACTGTATCTGAACAGTAGTTTAATTTCACTGTTAAAGAAAGTGTGTCTTAAGAATATTTCTTCCAACACTATGAGAAAAATGTTTGACTTCAATCAACCAATCAGGAACTGTTCAAGTCAAGAactctttttcacttaaaaacttctgtgcataaAATACATCTGtatggggccttccctggtggcgcggcggccgagagtccgcctgccgatgcaggggacacgggtccgtgccccggcccgggaggatcccacgcgccgcggagcggccgggcccgcgagccacggccgccgagcccgcgcgtccggagcccgcgccccgcaacgggagaggccgcagcagtgggaggcccatgcaccacaaaaaaaaataataataaaaaaaaataaaaatacatctgtATGTTTATTTTGAGGGAAACCCTACTTTGTATTCTAGACTATCTCTTTTGAGGataagtagatttaaaaaaacttGCACATTGTCTATTTAAGTGTTCAAATACTAAAACACTCAAGTTCAATTACATCCCAAATAATATCTCTAAGGTTTATCAGGTATTTAACAGAACAGGGCCTGTTCTGAGCACTCCTCCTCCTGACTTGTTTAATCCTGCTAAGAACTCTCCCATCCTACCAGAcaagaggcagagaaaagaaaaaggtaggaAGCTGTCTAGAAATACAAGCCATagtttaacaaaaataaacagtggTTTTATTGATTACGTATATTTTCAACTCTAGTGATATATATTATAAACTTTAAGAATTAGAATAAATGGCTGTATTTTTTACCAAGAATAATCTAGGCTATGGCAGCATGTTTGATGAACATTATTGAAGTCCTGCACAGTCATCATCTATCTATTTTTCAGAAAATCAAGAAGTCATCATCCAAGCTTTGTATTAGGTCACGAGACAGTTACCCCTATACACACATTTCATTAAGTAGAAATAAGAcattacacattttcttttttggcaaatCCTCCCTTTCTGTCATACAGATATATCCTCCCAAAGTTGTTTTCTTATAATGtacaaaacttattttttatcCACAAGAGTTGTGTCAAATAACTTTCACCCTGGAAAGCTCAAAGGCATGAGGCAGTAACAAAATGCTACTCTGGACTCTGTATTTCACTTTTGCCTAAAACCCTATTTGataattaaaactaaatgaaTCCCACATTATAATACTTACGTAGGAAAGTCTTTTTGTGTACATGTTTGCCACAAAGATGGAAAGTGTCAACTCATCTGAGCAAGTATTTGGCAGatcacagaaagaaaacagggctGTGGGAAACGCAAACGCTTTAGTGTTTGACAGCTGAAGAGACTGATGACTGTCACTCCAATTTCTCATCTCCTTCTTCCACGTCTTTCAAACTGAGTACTTCCAAAGAGCCTTtgccttttgtctccttttttaCGAGCTCATCGATTTCTCGGAAGCAGCCGGGGTCGATGAGACACACAATATCTAACTGTTGACCAGTCTTCACTTTCTATAACCTTGATGAGTGGCTTGAGTTTTTCTTTCAGCTTCTTCCCTTCATTCACTGGAAGAATGAACCGAAGTCTCATGTGAGCACGTTCtatcttcattttctcctttaactGCTTTATCACTTCCAAAGCCTGCTGTTTTGTACTCTTGTTGGGTTTGACCGAATAGTGGATGTCCTTCATGGCTCTCTCGATAAGGATAACGGTGTACGGTCTCTTTGTTTCAGGGTTCACACATTTGTCGGCCACAATAGTTGCAATGTCCCTAAACATCTGCTCCAGCTGTGTGTGCCGTTCTTTATCTGACACTTGAACCTCTCCTTTAGTTAAAATCTGCTTACAGATTTCAGTCTGGTCATCTGTTCCAAACGCACTGATGAGATCTTCCTTCTTTGCAACCTGACCTTTAGAGACATTTACAAACACTGAGTGGGTCTGAAGAACTTCATCAAGGTCTTTTTCCACGCCGCTCCGCCAGCCCACGACTTTGTTTTTGTAGCAGGCGATTTCGAAGCGCTTCCCGGCTCGCTTCATTCGTACTACGGCCACATTGGTCAGGCGGATCTGGTTGGTGGGGGTGAAGATCGACATCGTGGCCGCTCACAGACCTTGGGTCCGGCGAACCAAGGCAAACCTGCGCTGCCGGCCTGAGAGCTAACTGAGCCTCGATATAACCACCCGGCGGCGCGTGGCACAGTAACGCCCGCAGGCTGCGCAGCGCCGTTACTAACTCGGCCGAAACGATCCACCCACGCAACTTACTCGGCAGTGTTTTAATAAATACAGATTTCTCAAgaattttgtactttttcaatatatttgaaTTACATTGACTCATACAATGCTGTTTGGGGACATAATTCTCCTCCTAGAGTCAATTATGTATTTATTAGACACATTAGGATTTTGTGAGATCTTGCCTAAATCATTCTAGAAATTCTTTCATCGAGCTGAGAGAATCAACATGGCTCCAATCTAATTCTGTCACAAGTCTTAACAAAGGGTACTACTCTGAAAGTATGTCTGTCTGGAAACTCCTGGATTTGGTGCAGTTGTGTTATAAAGGATATTATAACAAAGCCTTTATTTGGTggaaaatagttaaaattttcAATGCTGCAGTTTATGGGTTTCAATAGCCTCCCTAAGACGGGTTTGCAAAGTAGCCAATTCTTTTCTAAGCATATCTCATTCTTATAGTACCTTATCAAATGTGCTAGTAGCAACCacccattctttaaaaaaatttccattgaTTTCTCCTTCTAATTATACTTATTCATTGTGCACATATTTTGTAGGCAACAATTTTAAATGTTGCTGCCACATAACATAGGTCACCATTTTTTGAGCCTCATATGACAGTTTCATCACCATTTTTTCCCACAGTTTATTTACTGCCCATTGTCACATTATAAAACTAATATTAGGAATCTATTTTTAGGAATATTATGTCTATCACTATCCAACAAGACACCACAAAATTCAGTACCTTAAAGTagcaattgtttatttttgtttatttgtctgtGAGTTGGCTTGAGGTCAGCTGATTTAGGCTGGGCTGAGTTGGGCAGCTGTGCACCAAGCTCTGTGTGTCTGGCTGGGCTTGGGTTTGGTTCTGTTCCACATGTGTTCATTCTTTTGCTTTGGCTGAAGTGGCAGAAGCAACATAGAAAAACCTCTTCTCAGGGTGATGGCAGAAGTGAAAGAGGACAAGTCCAACTGCATAATAACATTTCAAGTCTCTGCTTGTATCATTGCTGGCTAACattccactggccaaagcaagtcttATGGCAAAGGCAAGTATACTTTGCTATGGAGGTGAGAAAGGGAAGTGGTAAACCTCTTTGAATGATAACCTAATCTGAGCTGCCAAGTATGTCCATCTTGAATGTGTACTCATGGACTGGGGAAATAACAAGTGAGTTCAGGGATCCATTGGTCACACTGTGAGATAAACCTGGACCAGGACTTCATTTTCCAGTTGTCTTCTGCACACCCCCATTCTAAGAAGGGTGGGTGATTTGAGTTTTTTTGGTACCAGTGTTTGTTCATACACTATATCCCACATCCCCTAAATGATTTGGATATTCTTTTCTCTACAGTGTACAGTTACTCTGATAAATGGCCATAGTCCTTTGGGAAAGAATTGGGACAATCATTACTATATCTACTTGCAGTGGCATTGCAAAATCTTTCCTCAGGAGGTCCTACCCTCTCTTGTAATTGGTGGACTTTGGATCTGGAACAGGCTCAAGACTGAAAATTGAGCAACGGATCATGATTCTGTATTACTGCTCTGACTGACATCATCTGCTTTCTGCTCACCCACTTTTGATCTTTATCTGTTATGTATATTAA contains:
- the LOC132523698 gene encoding LOW QUALITY PROTEIN: ribosome maturation protein SBDS-like (The sequence of the model RefSeq protein was modified relative to this genomic sequence to represent the inferred CDS: inserted 2 bases in 1 codon), whose product is MSIFTPTNQIRLTNVAVVRMKRAGKRFEIACYKNKVVGWRSGVEKDLDEVLQTHSVFVNVSKGQVAKKEDLISAFGTDDQTEICKQILTKGEVQVSDKERHTQLEQMFRDIATIVADKCVNPETKRPYTVILIERAMKDIHYSVKPNKSTKQQALEVIKQLKEKMKIERAHMRLRFILPVNEGKKLKEKLKPLIKVIESEDXGQQLDIVCLIDPGCFREIDELVKKETKGKGSLEVLSLKDVEEGDEKLE